Proteins encoded within one genomic window of Aurantiacibacter spongiae:
- a CDS encoding nucleotide sugar dehydrogenase produces MKVAIFGLGYVGSTAAGCIASQGHEVVGIDVSSAKVSAVNEGRSPVAEPGLADLIAKARRDGLLSATTQIGSNLDDCDIAIVCVGTPSGVEGAHNMSYIVQVTRSIADAVKPDRAAPLTVAYRSTMRPGSTDHLILPIFRSRLAERTDDLVELVYNPEFLREASAIRDYFDPPKIVLGTRDGRRCARMEDLHNGIDAPIFHVGLREAEITKFVDNSWHAVKVAFANEIGRVCEQLDISARQVHEIFVSDTKLNISAYYTRPGGAFGGSCLPKDVRALQHIAADVGANTHLVDALMRTNEAHKHHQFLKATHGLEEGDRILLVGLAFKKDTDDLRESPAVDLARKMLAAGFDLDIFDPALKPADLVGQNLGYAFAALPAIETLLVSREEAETRDYARVVATNRLVDALELGDTPVLDASVIA; encoded by the coding sequence GTGAAAGTAGCTATATTCGGTCTCGGCTATGTCGGCTCGACCGCCGCGGGCTGCATCGCCAGCCAGGGGCACGAGGTCGTCGGTATCGACGTCAGTTCCGCGAAGGTGTCCGCCGTCAACGAAGGCCGCTCTCCCGTCGCGGAACCGGGACTAGCCGATCTGATCGCGAAAGCACGGCGGGACGGACTGCTTTCGGCGACGACGCAGATCGGCTCGAACCTCGACGACTGCGACATCGCTATCGTCTGCGTCGGCACGCCCAGCGGGGTCGAGGGTGCGCACAATATGAGCTACATCGTCCAGGTGACCCGCTCCATTGCGGACGCTGTCAAACCGGACCGAGCAGCCCCCCTCACCGTCGCATACCGTTCGACCATGCGGCCCGGTTCAACCGATCACCTGATCCTGCCGATCTTCCGCTCGCGTCTGGCGGAGAGAACGGATGATCTGGTGGAACTGGTCTACAATCCGGAATTCCTGCGCGAGGCCAGCGCGATCAGGGATTATTTCGATCCGCCCAAGATCGTGCTCGGCACGCGCGACGGACGACGCTGCGCGCGGATGGAGGACCTTCACAACGGTATCGATGCCCCGATCTTCCATGTCGGCCTTCGCGAGGCCGAGATCACCAAGTTCGTCGACAATAGCTGGCACGCGGTGAAGGTCGCCTTCGCCAACGAGATCGGCCGGGTATGCGAGCAGCTCGATATCTCCGCCCGTCAGGTTCACGAGATCTTCGTGTCGGACACGAAGCTCAATATCAGTGCCTATTACACACGTCCCGGCGGCGCGTTCGGCGGGTCGTGCCTGCCCAAGGACGTGCGTGCGCTGCAACATATTGCCGCTGATGTGGGCGCCAACACGCATCTGGTCGACGCCCTGATGCGCACCAACGAGGCGCACAAGCATCACCAGTTCCTGAAGGCCACGCACGGGCTCGAAGAAGGGGACAGGATCCTGCTCGTCGGCCTCGCCTTCAAGAAGGACACGGACGATCTTCGCGAGAGCCCGGCGGTGGATCTGGCGCGCAAGATGCTGGCGGCAGGCTTCGATCTCGACATCTTCGATCCCGCTCTCAAGCCAGCTGACCTGGTCGGTCAGAACCTGGGCTACGCCTTCGCCGCGCTGCCGGCGATAGAAACGCTGCTCGTCTCGCGCGAGGAGGCGGAAACGCGCGACTATGCCCGCGTCGTCGCGACTAACCGGCTGGTCGATGCGTTAGAGCTTGGCGACACTCCGGTGCTGGACGCGAGCGTCATCGCCTGA
- a CDS encoding glycosyltransferase family 4 protein translates to MPAAQADYAFPTEIEGRPLEGRSILIVVENLPLPFDRRVWQEARTLKAAGATVSVICPTGKGYEKRYEEIEGVHIHRHPLPIEASGAAGFLLEYGAALFWETVLAWRIFFKRGIDVIQGCNPPDLIFLVALPFRLFGVRYIFDHHDINPELYEAKFARRGFFWKLMVLFEKLTFRSADVSIATNESYKAIAVERGGMDPARVFVVRSGPDLSRLKRVEPVESWKAGKQYMVGYVGVMGEQEGIDLLIDAVEHLVRRTGRRDIRFVLVGGGPSLEALKADVASRQLEEWIHFTGRAPDDDLFEVLSTMDIGVNPDRVNAMNDKSTMNKIMEYMALGKAIVQFDVTEGRFSAQDASLYARANDPVDLAGRIVELLDDPQRRQAMGERGRKRVESELNWNRQIDPLLDAYQMALSRR, encoded by the coding sequence ATGCCCGCCGCGCAGGCCGACTACGCCTTCCCGACGGAGATAGAGGGCCGCCCGCTCGAGGGGCGTTCGATCCTCATCGTCGTCGAGAACCTGCCGCTTCCCTTCGATCGCCGCGTTTGGCAGGAAGCGCGCACGCTCAAGGCCGCAGGAGCGACGGTTTCGGTGATCTGTCCGACCGGCAAGGGTTACGAGAAGCGGTACGAGGAAATCGAGGGCGTTCACATCCACCGCCACCCCCTGCCGATCGAGGCGAGCGGGGCGGCTGGATTCCTGCTGGAATACGGGGCGGCGTTGTTCTGGGAAACGGTGCTGGCCTGGCGCATCTTCTTCAAGCGCGGAATCGACGTGATCCAGGGATGCAATCCCCCGGACCTCATCTTTCTGGTGGCATTGCCGTTCCGCCTGTTCGGCGTACGCTACATTTTCGACCATCATGACATCAATCCCGAGCTCTACGAGGCGAAGTTCGCCCGGCGCGGATTCTTCTGGAAGCTGATGGTCCTGTTCGAGAAGCTGACATTCAGATCGGCCGATGTCTCGATCGCGACGAACGAAAGCTACAAGGCAATCGCGGTGGAGCGCGGCGGAATGGATCCGGCAAGGGTCTTCGTGGTGCGATCGGGCCCCGATCTGTCCCGGCTGAAGCGTGTCGAGCCGGTCGAAAGCTGGAAGGCCGGCAAGCAATACATGGTCGGCTATGTCGGCGTCATGGGCGAACAGGAGGGCATCGACCTGCTGATCGATGCGGTAGAACATCTCGTCCGGAGAACGGGACGCAGGGATATTCGCTTCGTCCTGGTGGGCGGCGGGCCGAGCCTGGAAGCACTGAAGGCGGATGTCGCCTCGCGCCAACTGGAAGAATGGATACACTTCACCGGACGCGCCCCGGACGACGATCTGTTCGAGGTGCTGTCGACCATGGATATCGGCGTCAATCCCGACCGCGTGAATGCGATGAACGACAAGTCGACCATGAACAAGATCATGGAGTACATGGCGCTCGGCAAGGCGATCGTGCAGTTCGATGTGACCGAGGGCCGTTTCTCGGCGCAGGACGCCTCGCTCTATGCAAGGGCGAACGATCCGGTCGATCTTGCCGGACGGATCGTCGAACTTCTCGACGATCCGCAGCGGCGGCAGGCAATGGGTGAACGCGGGCGGAAACGGGTGGAATCCGAACTCAACTGGAACCGGCAGATCGATCCTCTGCTTGACGCCTATCAAATGGCGCTCTCGCGGCGTTGA
- a CDS encoding polysaccharide biosynthesis/export family protein, producing the protein MPSLGQVGYGTALPVDYVLRQSDVISVTVFREPDLSLGETPISADGHISVPLLGTIQAAGLTTSELESQLERSLDAQYLRDANVSVNVLEAASHRVVVEGQVEQPGIFTFQPGTRLSGAIALAQGMVREADRSNVAIFRESPDGPTVAKFDYGAVQAGRMLDPVLMPGDRVVVGTSALSQGWQDALKAIPVFALFTRL; encoded by the coding sequence GTGCCGAGCCTGGGCCAGGTCGGATACGGAACGGCACTACCCGTCGATTACGTGCTTCGCCAGTCAGATGTCATCAGCGTCACTGTCTTTCGGGAACCCGATCTTTCACTTGGCGAGACGCCCATTTCGGCGGATGGCCATATCTCGGTGCCACTCCTGGGCACGATCCAGGCGGCCGGACTGACGACGTCTGAACTCGAATCGCAATTGGAGCGCAGCCTGGATGCGCAGTATCTGCGCGATGCGAATGTCAGCGTGAACGTGCTCGAAGCCGCCTCCCACCGCGTCGTGGTCGAAGGTCAGGTGGAGCAGCCGGGCATCTTCACGTTTCAGCCGGGCACTCGGCTTTCCGGAGCGATCGCGCTGGCGCAGGGCATGGTTCGCGAGGCCGATCGTTCGAACGTGGCGATCTTCCGGGAATCGCCCGACGGGCCGACGGTGGCGAAGTTCGATTACGGGGCGGTCCAGGCTGGCCGCATGCTGGACCCCGTCCTGATGCCGGGTGATCGTGTGGTCGTCGGCACGAGCGCCCTTTCCCAAGGCTGGCAGGATGCGCTGAAGGCCATTCCGGTCTTCGCCCTGTTCACCCGCCTCTGA
- a CDS encoding GumC family protein, translating to MSTPSGSAIERYMPGGDMHDSGSRVENLFDLATIRGILWRQKFIVAAIVALALLIGLTATLLMTPIYTAQSTVRVNPNSIPIVQGQDLVDPYMASNEIPDYITTLTYVIESRSLAKLVAERLELDTDPDFGGAAVEASRDARLATAAAVLRQGVSAEVEDTARVITISYRSPDPGMAQKVANAYADAFVVYDLTSAADQNVYARDFLEGQIAEVRQKLRDAELQANNYARANRLVGQPMTGEAGSAGSTGTGIAPTLTASNLSGLNERLMSARADRISAEQRWRAIADRPAAILPEVQQNSSVQSLNTRIAELRSRIANLRERYQDDYPELQEALVELRTAQSELNSTQQEIKAGIRNQYETAQMQEQALAQAVENAADSTLDEQDRRVQYNIYDRDAEGLRTQLASLVTRYNDLQSAANARTSDLSVLDYANRPGAPTEPNLLRNLLVSLVLGLGIAALIVILRELLDDRLRTTDEVARKTGLPVLGQTPNTKEGIEHELENPFSPLGEVYSSIRASLDAAMDQKLPLVLQFTSTQPGEGKTTSAIALGEKYASLGRKTLIVDFDLRRPSAVRSMGLKKPKLGLVDVLYGRARIEDALVASGFENLSVLGVVKPPENPVEILSSGLIDEFIAKVRRQWDVVILDSCPVIGIADAPLMSRHADGVLFVIEANRAQAGQTRHAIRRLRDVDANVAGAVLTKYKPLEAGEGYRYAYNYYAYEAADTA from the coding sequence ATGTCCACACCCTCGGGGTCCGCGATCGAACGCTACATGCCCGGCGGCGACATGCACGATTCCGGGTCGCGGGTGGAAAACCTGTTCGATCTGGCCACGATACGGGGCATTCTCTGGCGCCAGAAGTTCATCGTGGCCGCCATCGTCGCTCTGGCCCTGCTGATCGGCCTGACCGCAACCTTGCTGATGACCCCGATCTACACGGCGCAGTCGACCGTGCGGGTGAACCCGAACAGCATTCCCATTGTCCAGGGCCAGGATCTCGTTGATCCCTACATGGCGAGCAACGAGATTCCCGATTACATCACGACCCTCACCTACGTCATCGAAAGCCGGAGTCTCGCGAAGCTGGTCGCGGAGCGTCTGGAACTCGACACCGATCCCGATTTCGGCGGTGCGGCCGTGGAAGCCAGTCGCGATGCCAGACTCGCCACGGCGGCGGCCGTGCTTCGTCAGGGAGTGTCCGCCGAAGTCGAGGATACTGCGCGGGTCATTACCATCTCGTATCGCTCCCCCGATCCCGGCATGGCGCAGAAGGTCGCCAACGCCTATGCAGACGCTTTCGTGGTCTACGATCTCACATCGGCGGCCGATCAGAACGTCTATGCCAGGGATTTTCTCGAAGGGCAGATCGCCGAGGTTCGCCAGAAGCTGCGCGACGCCGAATTGCAGGCCAACAATTATGCCAGGGCCAACCGGCTCGTCGGCCAGCCGATGACCGGGGAAGCGGGAAGCGCGGGATCGACCGGCACGGGTATTGCGCCGACGCTCACCGCCTCGAACCTGTCCGGTCTGAACGAACGCCTGATGTCCGCCCGTGCGGACCGGATAAGCGCCGAGCAGCGCTGGCGGGCCATCGCGGACCGACCAGCTGCGATCCTGCCCGAAGTGCAGCAAAATTCCTCCGTCCAGTCGCTCAACACCCGTATTGCCGAACTTCGTTCGCGCATCGCGAATCTGCGCGAACGTTACCAGGACGATTATCCCGAATTGCAGGAAGCACTGGTGGAACTGCGCACTGCGCAATCGGAACTCAATTCCACGCAGCAGGAGATCAAGGCGGGTATCCGCAATCAGTACGAAACTGCGCAGATGCAGGAACAGGCTCTCGCCCAGGCTGTCGAGAACGCTGCCGACAGCACGCTCGACGAGCAGGATCGCCGGGTTCAGTACAATATCTACGACCGGGACGCGGAAGGTCTGCGGACCCAGCTCGCTTCGCTCGTCACGCGCTACAACGATCTGCAGTCGGCGGCCAATGCGCGCACGTCGGACCTCTCGGTCCTCGATTATGCCAACCGGCCGGGCGCACCGACGGAACCCAACCTGCTACGCAATCTGCTCGTATCGCTTGTCCTCGGGCTTGGCATCGCCGCGCTGATCGTGATCCTGCGTGAACTTCTCGACGACCGCCTGCGCACGACGGATGAAGTCGCCCGCAAGACGGGCCTGCCGGTACTGGGCCAGACTCCGAACACGAAAGAAGGGATCGAGCATGAGCTCGAAAATCCATTCTCTCCGCTCGGGGAGGTCTATTCCTCCATTCGCGCTTCGCTCGATGCCGCGATGGATCAGAAACTTCCGCTGGTGTTGCAATTCACGAGTACGCAGCCCGGTGAAGGCAAGACGACATCAGCTATCGCGCTAGGTGAGAAATATGCCTCCCTCGGCCGCAAGACGCTGATCGTCGATTTCGACCTCAGGCGTCCGTCCGCCGTCAGGTCGATGGGATTGAAAAAACCAAAGCTCGGCCTGGTCGACGTCCTCTACGGACGGGCCCGCATCGAAGATGCGCTGGTCGCGAGCGGATTTGAGAATTTGAGCGTGCTCGGCGTGGTCAAACCTCCTGAAAATCCGGTCGAGATACTCTCTTCGGGTCTCATCGACGAATTCATCGCCAAGGTTCGCCGGCAGTGGGATGTGGTCATTCTCGACAGTTGCCCCGTGATCGGCATCGCCGACGCGCCGCTGATGTCCCGCCATGCCGACGGCGTGTTGTTCGTGATTGAGGCCAACCGCGCGCAGGCAGGACAGACCCGCCACGCAATTCGCCGCTTGCGGGACGTCGATGCTAACGTCGCCGGCGCTGTGCTGACCAAGTACAAGCCGCTGGAAGCCGGCGAGGGCTACAGGTACGCATACAATTATTACGCCTATGAGGCGGCGGACACGGCCTGA
- a CDS encoding glycosyltransferase, which translates to MNVLHVSNDLPDPIEGDKTKAIEAFVKLSDRAFSNRVISLNRTFGASFSTAVGTIFGRRRDPIISQKVAFGHNVAVRYRAPPKGILHRTRLERLAGELAPPPGFSPDLLVGHKLTVEGFVVHRMARELHLPYALTIQGDTDTKILRARPDLRRKLGDIYRGAGAVVSLAPWSLEQVERLLGPRDVGTFVIPCPTDLDGVKSPRAGDGKFLTVFHLKSYRRKNFAGMLSALDILSLRGSEPRLCVAGGGSEDDIEAVTRLAGTRPVTFEGAIGRDAMAARMNAASAFVLPSLRESFGLVFIEALLAGCPVIYPAGQAISGFFEKRSFAVAVNPRDNRAIAAAMAHMLENEAEAKADLAEWQQSAEARRFMRENIADAYVAALRSAVRPG; encoded by the coding sequence ATGAACGTTCTTCACGTTTCGAACGATCTTCCCGACCCTATAGAGGGGGACAAGACGAAGGCCATCGAAGCGTTCGTGAAGCTGAGCGACCGCGCATTTTCCAACCGGGTGATTTCCCTCAACCGGACATTCGGCGCATCTTTCTCGACCGCGGTCGGAACAATCTTCGGGAGAAGGCGCGACCCGATCATCTCACAGAAAGTTGCGTTCGGCCACAATGTCGCGGTGAGGTATCGCGCTCCGCCCAAAGGCATCCTGCACCGTACCCGCCTTGAGCGACTGGCCGGCGAACTCGCCCCCCCGCCCGGTTTCTCGCCGGATCTGCTGGTGGGTCACAAGTTGACCGTGGAGGGCTTTGTCGTCCACCGCATGGCGCGCGAGTTGCACCTTCCCTATGCGCTCACGATACAGGGCGACACGGATACGAAAATTCTTCGCGCGCGGCCCGACCTTCGGCGAAAGCTCGGTGATATTTATCGCGGCGCCGGCGCCGTCGTTTCCCTTGCCCCGTGGTCACTCGAGCAGGTCGAGCGTCTCCTGGGCCCCCGCGATGTCGGTACATTCGTCATTCCGTGCCCTACCGATCTCGACGGTGTGAAATCCCCCCGGGCAGGGGACGGCAAGTTCCTCACGGTGTTTCACCTCAAGAGCTATCGCCGCAAGAATTTCGCCGGGATGCTCTCCGCGCTCGACATACTCTCGCTACGCGGATCGGAACCACGGCTCTGTGTCGCGGGGGGCGGGTCGGAGGATGATATCGAGGCCGTCACCCGCTTGGCCGGGACCAGGCCAGTCACGTTCGAAGGTGCGATCGGGAGAGACGCGATGGCCGCCAGAATGAATGCCGCCTCCGCGTTCGTCCTGCCCTCCTTGCGCGAGAGTTTCGGCCTCGTGTTCATCGAGGCACTGCTGGCGGGATGCCCTGTCATCTATCCCGCCGGGCAGGCCATTTCCGGCTTTTTCGAAAAACGCAGCTTCGCCGTCGCGGTAAACCCTCGTGACAACAGGGCCATTGCCGCGGCAATGGCTCACATGCTCGAGAACGAGGCGGAAGCGAAAGCCGATCTGGCCGAGTGGCAGCAAAGCGCGGAAGCCCGTCGCTTCATGCGGGAGAATATCGCCGATGCCTATGTTGCGGCGCTCAGGTCCGCCGTTCGGCCAGGGTAG